From the genome of Marinitoga sp. 1197, one region includes:
- a CDS encoding GAF domain-containing protein: MGFISNLTYKEFDEYIKDIFDRIINKINVDSGSLIILNGEERVIFKIEKNLKVNIDKISIGNIDKLVLKKKEPMIINDENLSKLNITGKKKHIASAIVFPLFFKERLIGIINLNREKNNFEEKDLKYLLKERKYLLPSIYNIILLEEIHEEKERFNKYVNVMELIVESYSETKTIEDFMDTIIKKMKEKFRVTLKFIEYNEPIKNGLIKIGDKFFEIKHDYEYDSDIIEKIKKFFEKVLLIKHAEELNKILENYSDLAKETLLMNFVSWDLIQEINSALTSLNLITFFFEKNYPDMVAEIKKSINRIRDAIIQYKNRFYTEENIEIVNLKNVLVEIGKKLMFLNPNIKFNIRSYTDDAHIYGSKNILLNAILNIQISILKYVELDRNIIFDVDLTKNDILYILKISCNTITCKISSEFEKNINISKNMLSNYHINLKYYCENNKKIIFIIEIPAKSE; encoded by the coding sequence ATGGGTTTTATTTCCAATTTAACCTACAAAGAGTTTGATGAGTATATAAAGGATATATTTGACAGAATTATCAACAAAATAAATGTTGATTCTGGATCGCTTATTATCCTTAATGGAGAGGAAAGAGTTATATTTAAGATAGAAAAAAATTTGAAAGTAAATATTGATAAAATATCTATAGGAAATATAGATAAATTAGTATTAAAGAAAAAAGAACCTATGATTATAAATGATGAAAATTTATCAAAATTAAATATAACTGGAAAGAAGAAGCATATAGCTTCAGCAATTGTTTTTCCACTTTTTTTTAAAGAAAGATTAATAGGAATAATAAATTTAAATAGGGAAAAAAATAATTTTGAAGAAAAAGATTTAAAATATCTTTTAAAGGAACGAAAATATCTTTTACCTTCAATATATAATATAATATTATTAGAAGAAATTCATGAAGAAAAAGAAAGGTTCAATAAATATGTAAATGTAATGGAATTAATAGTTGAATCTTATTCTGAAACAAAAACAATTGAAGACTTTATGGATACAATTATAAAAAAAATGAAAGAGAAGTTTAGAGTAACTTTAAAATTTATTGAGTATAATGAACCAATAAAAAATGGTTTGATAAAAATAGGAGATAAATTTTTTGAAATTAAACACGATTATGAATATGATAGCGATATAATAGAAAAAATAAAAAAATTTTTTGAAAAAGTATTATTAATAAAACATGCTGAAGAATTAAATAAAATACTTGAAAATTATTCAGATCTTGCAAAAGAAACGCTATTAATGAATTTTGTTTCATGGGATTTGATTCAAGAAATTAATAGTGCATTAACCTCTTTAAATTTGATAACTTTCTTTTTTGAAAAAAATTATCCAGATATGGTAGCAGAAATAAAAAAGTCTATTAATAGAATACGAGATGCTATAATACAGTATAAAAATAGGTTTTATACTGAAGAAAATATAGAAATAGTAAATTTGAAAAATGTATTAGTAGAAATTGGGAAAAAATTGATGTTTTTAAATCCAAATATAAAGTTTAATATACGTTCATATACTGATGATGCGCATATATATGGTTCAAAAAATATCTTATTAAATGCAATATTAAATATACAGATCTCTATTTTAAAATATGTTGAGTTGGATAGAAATATAATATTTGATGTAGATTTAACTAAAAATGATATATTATATATACTAAAGATCAGTTGTAATACAATTACATGTAAAATTTCCTCTGAATTTGAGAAAAACATAAATATTTCAAAAAATATGCTTAGTAATTATCATATTAATTTAAAATATTATTGTGAGAATAATAAAAAAATTATATTTATAATAGAAATACCAGCCAAATCCGAATAA
- a CDS encoding carbohydrate ABC transporter permease codes for MIKSYKTKKRISAFILYILVIIMLIFYIFPFYYAISSSITPNSELFSRSIKLFPKNPTFKNYILVFTERPFYQNILNSVIVAGATTILSLIFGAFAGYAVARLKIPGKVAIMSMILAVSMFPQVSILGALFQILRSMKLINTYPGLILPYIALNLPLTTWILHNFFKEIPISIEESAAIDGCSKFMTLWRIIIPLSAPGLVTTGLLTFIAAWNEFLFALTFMQLPEKYTVPVAIAMFSGKTFYELPWGQLMAAAVIVTLPLVILVLIFQKKIVAGLTAGAVKG; via the coding sequence ATGATAAAATCTTATAAGACCAAAAAAAGGATAAGTGCTTTTATTTTATATATTTTAGTAATCATTATGCTTATTTTTTATATTTTCCCATTTTATTATGCTATTTCATCATCCATTACACCAAATTCCGAATTATTCTCCAGAAGCATTAAATTATTCCCAAAGAATCCTACTTTTAAAAATTATATATTGGTATTTACTGAAAGACCTTTTTACCAGAATATATTAAACTCTGTAATAGTTGCAGGAGCTACAACAATTCTTTCTTTAATATTTGGTGCATTTGCCGGATATGCTGTAGCAAGATTAAAAATACCTGGAAAAGTTGCTATAATGTCTATGATACTTGCTGTAAGTATGTTTCCTCAAGTTTCAATATTGGGAGCATTATTCCAAATATTAAGAAGCATGAAATTAATAAATACATATCCAGGGCTGATTTTACCATATATTGCCTTAAACCTGCCATTAACAACATGGATATTACATAATTTCTTTAAAGAGATTCCTATTTCAATTGAAGAATCTGCAGCAATTGATGGATGCTCAAAATTTATGACTTTGTGGAGGATTATAATTCCACTATCTGCACCAGGTCTTGTTACAACAGGACTTTTAACATTCATAGCTGCATGGAATGAATTTTTATTTGCATTAACTTTTATGCAATTGCCGGAAAAATATACTGTTCCAGTTGCAATTGCTATGTTTTCAGGAAAAACATTCTATGAACTTCCATGGGGTCAATTAATGGCGGCTGCAGTTATTGTTACCTTACCGCTGGTAATATTGGTATTGATTTTCCAGAAGAAAATCGTTGCTGGTTTAACAGCTGGTGCAGTAAAAGGATAA
- a CDS encoding response regulator transcription factor has translation MSWKILIVDDESGIREVLKDYIEMNFEHTKIETAENADIALKKINEDQFHVVLLDIVMPGLDAFEFLKKVKNLNSLIHIIMITGNSTMERVVEAIEAGADDYILKPFSTKEIEEILKCSFAKIERWRNAFRNSF, from the coding sequence ATGTCATGGAAAATTTTAATAGTTGATGACGAATCTGGAATAAGAGAAGTTTTAAAAGACTATATTGAAATGAATTTCGAACACACAAAAATAGAAACTGCAGAAAATGCTGATATTGCTCTAAAAAAAATAAATGAAGATCAATTTCACGTTGTTTTATTGGATATTGTAATGCCAGGATTAGATGCTTTTGAATTTTTAAAAAAAGTAAAAAATTTAAACTCTTTAATTCATATAATAATGATTACAGGAAATTCTACAATGGAAAGAGTTGTTGAAGCCATAGAAGCTGGTGCAGATGATTATATATTAAAACCTTTTTCAACAAAAGAAATAGAAGAAATTTTAAAATGTTCATTTGCAAAAATAGAAAGATGGAGAAACGCTTTTAGAAACTCATTTTAA
- a CDS encoding carbohydrate ABC transporter permease gives MIAIFITAFFPLLKTFWDSFFSFGLRPGIPKRFIGFDNYIRLLNDTRFMTSLINTLIFTAISVSLEFLLGLITALILNADFALRGLVRAAILIPWAVPTSVSSQMWKWMYNDQYGIISQILYKLGFLAPGTPILSDKWSSMFAILAVDVWKTAPFMALLLLAGLQTIPSELYEAARIDGASGWKQFTKITLPILKPTIAVALIFRTLDALRVFDIFYIMNKAVETLAVYNRHILMDRAFTGAWFGYGSSISVVIFLLISIFAIVYIKSLNLRFD, from the coding sequence ATGATAGCCATTTTCATTACAGCTTTTTTCCCCTTATTAAAAACTTTCTGGGATAGTTTCTTTTCTTTTGGCTTAAGACCAGGTATTCCAAAAAGATTTATAGGATTTGATAATTATATTAGATTGTTAAATGATACAAGGTTTATGACGAGTTTAATAAATACTTTAATATTTACGGCAATTTCTGTTTCATTGGAGTTTCTTCTTGGATTGATAACAGCTTTAATTTTAAATGCCGATTTTGCTTTAAGAGGATTGGTAAGGGCTGCTATATTAATACCCTGGGCTGTTCCAACCTCAGTATCTTCACAAATGTGGAAATGGATGTATAATGATCAGTATGGCATTATATCACAAATATTATATAAATTAGGTTTTTTAGCTCCTGGAACTCCAATTTTAAGCGATAAATGGTCTTCTATGTTTGCTATTTTAGCTGTTGATGTATGGAAGACAGCACCATTTATGGCTTTATTATTGTTAGCTGGCTTACAGACAATTCCATCCGAATTATATGAAGCAGCAAGAATAGATGGTGCTTCAGGATGGAAGCAATTTACCAAAATAACTTTACCAATATTAAAACCTACAATCGCCGTAGCCCTTATTTTCAGAACATTAGATGCTTTAAGAGTTTTTGATATTTTCTATATTATGAACAAAGCCGTTGAAACTCTTGCAGTCTATAACAGACATATTTTAATGGATAGAGCATTTACTGGTGCATGGTTCGGGTATGGTTCATCGATATCTGTTGTAATATTTTTATTAATAAGCATTTTTGCTATAGTTTATATCAAATCATTAAATTTACGCTTTGATTAA
- a CDS encoding sensor histidine kinase, which produces MNLKNNNNSEILQSLLDFSLKISSLYISLNTLNKSEIIDNFISLLVDYKLISSYSIYKKSKYQFNIFGHKYYYNIDDNIPTNIKEYIIKMINTHSSILEYTFKHIHHQKDFDYLNIANNLIIGMFHEINNPLSVILMKTEMLSKNIDKKYEKDIKLISDNLYKIIEITNLFRSLVKRTEIKSRLNLIDILKSVVKFMRYKAGSKIEINLNYENNSYYIYGNKQELMIVFSNLIENSIEAIQETNKNGIINIQLEKLPTFYIVTIKDNGIGISDKNINRIFEPFFTTKSKRGMGYGLFFVYNICMKHNIEINVESNFKKGTKFILKIPKVKEE; this is translated from the coding sequence ATGAATTTAAAAAATAATAATAATTCGGAGATTCTTCAGTCATTACTCGATTTTTCACTAAAAATTTCTTCACTTTATATTTCTTTAAATACACTCAACAAGAGTGAGATAATTGATAATTTTATCAGCTTATTAGTTGATTATAAACTTATTTCCAGTTATTCGATATATAAAAAATCAAAATATCAATTTAATATATTTGGACACAAATATTACTATAATATAGATGACAATATTCCAACAAATATAAAAGAATATATTATAAAAATGATAAATACACACTCATCAATACTTGAATACACCTTTAAACATATACATCATCAAAAAGATTTTGATTATCTAAATATAGCAAATAACCTTATTATTGGGATGTTTCATGAAATAAATAATCCTTTATCTGTAATTTTAATGAAAACAGAAATGCTTTCAAAAAATATTGATAAAAAATATGAAAAGGATATTAAATTAATTTCTGATAATCTATACAAAATAATTGAAATAACAAATCTTTTCAGAAGTCTTGTAAAAAGAACTGAAATTAAATCCAGACTTAATTTAATAGATATACTAAAAAGTGTTGTGAAATTCATGAGATACAAAGCCGGTTCAAAAATTGAAATAAATCTTAACTACGAAAATAATTCATATTATATATACGGAAATAAACAGGAGTTAATGATAGTTTTTTCAAATCTCATAGAGAATTCAATTGAAGCTATACAAGAAACAAATAAAAATGGAATTATCAATATTCAACTTGAAAAGTTACCTACATTTTATATTGTTACAATAAAAGATAATGGCATTGGAATTTCAGATAAAAATATAAACAGAATTTTTGAACCATTTTTCACTACAAAATCCAAAAGAGGTATGGGATATGGATTATTCTTTGTTTATAATATTTGTATGAAGCATAATATAGAAATCAACGTTGAAAGTAATTTTAAAAAGGGAACAAAATTTATTTTAAAAATTCCAAAAGTAAAGGAGGAATAG
- a CDS encoding ABC transporter substrate-binding protein — protein sequence MKKILVLSLVILMTVIGMSVKITMAAGAVGKELEVLMNQIKAFNKIYPDIEVQLLPMPNSSTARHDLYVTYLGAMTSDPDILMIDVIWPAEFAPFVLDLTKDYDYFELDKFLPGTVKSGTVQGKIVAIPWFTDAGLLYYRKDLLKKYGYDVPQTWKELKTVAADIASKENINGMLFQLNRYEGLVCDVAEFVHSYGADFLDANGKVIIGDKDNHERLIKALTMLKSFIDDGVAPKGVLTYMEEETRRPFQNGESVFLRNWPYVWSLANDSKQSKIAGKIGVAPLPKGDIEGGRHSATLGGWMLAINAYSSPAEQEAAKKFIKFLTSYDQQLYKAINAGQNPTRKAVYSDPKLKEAAPFMVELYNVFINAEPRPITPVYTEVSDAIQRHIHDFLLGKKSVEKALNDLESELKMIIGQ from the coding sequence ATGAAAAAGATTCTGGTATTATCTCTTGTTATTTTAATGACAGTTATTGGTATGAGTGTAAAAATCACCATGGCAGCTGGTGCAGTGGGTAAAGAGTTAGAGGTATTAATGAATCAAATTAAAGCATTTAACAAAATTTACCCGGACATAGAAGTTCAACTGTTACCTATGCCAAATAGTTCTACAGCAAGACATGATTTATACGTTACATATCTTGGAGCTATGACATCAGATCCTGATATTTTGATGATTGATGTTATATGGCCAGCAGAATTTGCACCATTTGTTTTAGATTTAACAAAGGATTATGATTACTTTGAATTAGATAAATTTTTACCAGGAACAGTTAAATCAGGTACTGTTCAAGGGAAAATTGTTGCAATTCCTTGGTTTACAGATGCAGGATTGTTATATTACAGAAAAGATTTATTGAAAAAGTACGGTTATGATGTTCCACAAACATGGAAAGAATTAAAAACAGTTGCTGCTGACATTGCTTCAAAAGAGAACATAAATGGAATGTTATTCCAGTTAAACAGATATGAAGGTTTAGTTTGTGATGTTGCAGAATTTGTACACTCTTATGGTGCTGATTTCTTAGATGCAAATGGAAAAGTAATCATTGGCGATAAAGATAATCATGAAAGATTGATAAAAGCTTTAACTATGTTAAAGAGCTTTATTGACGACGGCGTTGCTCCAAAAGGAGTTTTAACATATATGGAAGAAGAAACAAGAAGACCTTTCCAGAATGGCGAATCTGTATTTTTAAGAAACTGGCCATACGTATGGTCATTGGCAAACGATTCTAAACAATCAAAAATCGCTGGTAAAATAGGAGTTGCTCCATTACCAAAAGGAGATATAGAAGGAGGAAGACATTCTGCAACATTAGGTGGATGGATGCTTGCAATTAACGCATATTCATCTCCAGCAGAACAGGAAGCAGCTAAAAAATTCATTAAATTCTTAACATCTTATGATCAACAATTATATAAAGCAATAAATGCCGGTCAAAATCCTACAAGAAAAGCAGTTTATTCTGATCCAAAATTAAAAGAAGCTGCTCCATTTATGGTTGAATTATACAATGTCTTCATCAATGCAGAACCAAGACCTATTACTCCTGTATACACTGAAGTTTCAGATGCAATTCAGAGACATATACATGATTTCTTACTTGGAAAAAAGAGTGTAGAAAAAGCTTTAAACGATTTAGAATCTGAATTAAAAATGATAATTGGACAATAA
- a CDS encoding glycogen synthase: MNVLLVSYEVDPFAKVGGLADVVGTLPKFLKNKVDKINVIMPFHKIVEKNIKKYNLTLEKIAEELYPISHSFKYPFSVYKSYLPETDVPIYFIKNNNLFSTEEIYEYPNKDHQTSYFSDSVLAFIKNYLPDTDILHINDWQTALIPVYLKNNYRDDNILSKISTILTIHNLGYQGIFSPEILSIAGLPGYLYNIDALEFFGQINFLKGGILFSDIINTVSKTYAEEIQTEEYGYKLDGVLKVRNDDLYGILNGIDYNLFNPETDPLIPYNYSKNNLKNKMKNKTYLQDKLNLPIDEDIPVISFIGRVVEQKGIDLITEILDYLTLFNIQIIILGTGEKRYEDLLNSFQNRYSKNLSINLKFDKELAQLIYAGSDMFIMPSKYEPCGLGQMYAMRYGTIPIVRYTGGLADTVKEFSCEKLLGTGFGFYNYSSSDLLVKTLKAIHTYKRNKECWNKLIFNTMSENFSWEKSADEYLRLYNRALAKKRY; the protein is encoded by the coding sequence ATGAATGTTTTGCTGGTATCATATGAGGTTGATCCATTTGCAAAGGTTGGTGGATTAGCCGATGTCGTTGGAACATTGCCAAAGTTTTTGAAAAATAAAGTCGATAAAATAAATGTAATCATGCCTTTTCATAAAATAGTTGAAAAGAATATAAAAAAATACAATTTAACCCTCGAAAAGATAGCGGAAGAATTATATCCTATCAGTCATTCTTTTAAGTATCCATTTTCTGTTTATAAATCATATCTTCCAGAAACCGATGTTCCAATATATTTCATAAAAAATAACAATCTTTTTTCCACGGAAGAAATTTATGAATATCCCAATAAAGATCATCAAACTTCATATTTTTCAGATAGTGTTCTTGCTTTTATAAAAAATTATCTACCTGATACTGATATTTTGCATATTAATGATTGGCAAACTGCTTTAATCCCTGTATATCTAAAAAACAATTACAGAGATGATAATATACTCTCAAAAATTTCTACCATATTAACAATACACAATCTGGGATATCAGGGGATTTTTTCTCCAGAAATATTGAGTATTGCCGGACTACCTGGTTATCTTTATAATATAGACGCTTTGGAATTTTTTGGACAGATTAATTTTTTAAAAGGTGGAATTCTTTTCAGCGATATAATAAATACTGTGAGCAAAACATATGCTGAAGAGATTCAAACTGAAGAATATGGATACAAATTAGATGGCGTTTTAAAGGTAAGAAATGATGATTTATATGGAATTTTAAATGGCATTGACTATAACCTATTCAATCCAGAAACAGATCCTTTAATACCTTATAATTATAGTAAAAACAATTTAAAAAATAAAATGAAAAACAAAACATATCTTCAGGATAAATTAAATCTTCCTATAGATGAGGATATACCTGTAATAAGTTTTATAGGTCGGGTTGTTGAGCAAAAAGGTATAGATTTAATAACAGAAATTTTAGATTATCTGACACTGTTTAATATACAGATAATTATTCTTGGAACAGGGGAAAAACGTTATGAGGATTTACTAAATAGTTTTCAAAATAGGTATAGTAAAAACTTATCAATTAATTTAAAATTTGATAAAGAATTAGCTCAATTAATATACGCTGGAAGCGATATGTTTATTATGCCTTCTAAATATGAACCCTGTGGATTGGGTCAGATGTATGCAATGAGATATGGAACAATTCCAATAGTAAGATATACTGGTGGATTAGCAGATACAGTAAAAGAATTCTCATGCGAAAAACTTTTAGGTACAGGATTTGGTTTTTATAATTATTCATCATCTGATTTGCTTGTAAAAACATTGAAAGCCATTCATACGTATAAAAGAAACAAGGAATGCTGGAATAAACTTATATTCAATACCATGAGTGAAAATTTTTCATGGGAAAAATCAGCAGATGAATATTTGCGTTTATATAATAGAGCATTAGCTAAAAAAAGATATTAG
- the galT gene encoding galactose-1-phosphate uridylyltransferase, with protein sequence MPEYRKDPIINRWVIISEERSNRPIDKIFIKETQSNFCPFDKGKENLTPPEILAFKPENSKPNDENWWLRVVPNKFPAVTQEKIPVLKKNGLYYSVEGYGYHEVIIETPIHNTTIAYMEYYEVEEIIWAYLKRFNAIKKDKKIKYVQIFKNYGTTAGASLQHPHSQLIATPIIPIFIEEEIKGAKNYFNIKNNCIFCSIIQQEKEENIRIIEENDDFISFEPFAPRFPYETWIIQKNHNSNFGNLVVSEVKNFAEILKNTLLRLNILLGNISYNYMIHTSPFENINNSYYHWHLEIIPRLTNAAGFEWGSGFFINPVSPENAAQNLKSIEEGLI encoded by the coding sequence ATGCCTGAATATAGAAAAGATCCTATAATAAACAGATGGGTTATTATTTCTGAAGAAAGATCCAATCGACCGATAGATAAGATATTTATAAAAGAAACTCAATCTAATTTCTGTCCATTTGATAAAGGAAAAGAAAATTTAACTCCACCGGAAATACTGGCGTTTAAACCAGAAAATTCAAAACCAAATGATGAAAATTGGTGGTTGCGCGTTGTTCCTAATAAATTTCCGGCTGTAACACAAGAAAAAATACCTGTTTTAAAAAAAAATGGATTATATTATTCTGTAGAAGGTTATGGATATCATGAAGTTATAATAGAAACACCTATCCACAACACCACTATAGCATATATGGAATATTATGAGGTTGAAGAAATAATATGGGCTTATTTGAAAAGATTTAATGCAATAAAAAAAGATAAGAAGATAAAGTATGTCCAGATATTTAAAAATTATGGAACTACTGCAGGTGCTTCATTACAACATCCTCATTCTCAATTAATCGCAACACCAATAATTCCTATTTTCATAGAAGAAGAAATAAAAGGTGCTAAAAATTATTTTAACATAAAAAACAACTGTATATTTTGTTCAATTATTCAACAGGAAAAAGAAGAAAATATAAGGATTATAGAAGAAAACGATGATTTTATTTCTTTTGAACCTTTTGCACCGCGGTTTCCATATGAAACATGGATAATACAAAAAAATCATAACTCAAATTTTGGAAATCTTGTTGTTTCTGAAGTCAAGAATTTTGCTGAAATACTTAAAAATACATTATTAAGATTAAATATTCTATTGGGGAATATATCTTATAATTATATGATACACACATCACCATTTGAAAATATTAATAATTCTTATTATCACTGGCATTTAGAAATTATACCGAGATTAACCAACGCAGCCGGTTTTGAATGGGGTTCCGGTTTCTTTATAAATCCTGTTTCACCAGAAAATGCTGCTCAAAATTTAAAATCCATAGAGGAGGGATTAATATGA
- a CDS encoding response regulator — protein sequence MARILVVDDDKVIRDVLKKVLESAKYEIDLADGGKKAIELIKNTEYDVVLLDIIMEDMDGIEVLRKAKKISPLTTVIMMTAYSSPDYVLHALTLGATDFIEKPFEPDHMINLVKENVERVKRWKTSLGLI from the coding sequence ATGGCAAGAATACTTGTAGTCGATGATGATAAGGTTATAAGAGACGTATTAAAAAAGGTGTTAGAAAGTGCTAAATATGAAATTGATCTAGCTGATGGTGGAAAAAAAGCGATAGAGTTAATTAAAAATACAGAATATGATGTTGTATTGTTGGATATTATAATGGAAGATATGGATGGAATAGAAGTTTTAAGAAAAGCTAAAAAAATTTCTCCATTAACAACTGTTATAATGATGACAGCGTATTCGAGTCCTGATTATGTTCTTCACGCCTTAACCCTTGGAGCTACTGATTTTATTGAAAAACCATTTGAACCAGACCATATGATTAATTTAGTAAAAGAAAATGTTGAAAGGGTGAAAAGGTGGAAGACCTCATTAGGACTGATATGA
- a CDS encoding HD-GYP domain-containing protein → MFQNKNIFVGLAIKLEKNNFLNIFTFDNLNKEYLKYSKDVAFKLPEKMYDVFEEKRESNFKISYSNEISFLINNKFDNFVIKTILLPEKRKNYGFFYLISEELLLFKKNKDVFSRFLSIFEKNIDAIYFDKYYKYSIKAFVKNYLNLLQNHSELLYEHSLRVADLTGIIGTLLGMDEESLYKLQIASFIHDLGYMWFSEKALAEMLEYVDEREKDPLISIHLQRLEEMFFGNVLMNPYVKLALNHHENMLGTGYFKKKNLDVEDNILIVANYIDEKIVLSGNQEIGNIIKVLEKSAGKLYDINVVNAAIEALKIYYTEFGSDSFLNLTLQSKTINLRYEGLGEELIELTGIIEKVIGDTLYVNTRTIENINIGSVLKVKITTKDFPLIAKAQVILKNPYGYVIKIIEKRETKKSKLKVFWNFNFLLGHKNEVTPILREKLTPVMWNVLKSKMKSARCKFFAAEGIIFTINQEDDIFKQGDVIMIYIEEFGEKLFIPATLISKKKMLYYNEYEAKFFELPERLQSAIYRIIFRRQSSIRTIGGISEL, encoded by the coding sequence TTGTTTCAAAATAAAAATATATTTGTGGGATTGGCTATAAAGCTCGAAAAAAACAATTTTTTAAATATATTTACTTTTGATAATTTAAATAAAGAATATTTAAAATATTCTAAGGATGTTGCATTTAAATTACCAGAAAAAATGTATGATGTTTTTGAAGAAAAGAGAGAATCTAACTTTAAAATTTCATATTCCAATGAAATATCTTTTTTAATCAATAACAAATTTGATAATTTTGTTATTAAAACAATCTTATTACCAGAAAAGAGAAAGAATTATGGTTTTTTTTACTTAATTTCAGAAGAGTTGCTGTTGTTTAAAAAAAATAAGGATGTTTTTTCGCGTTTTTTATCAATATTTGAAAAAAATATTGATGCAATATATTTTGATAAATATTATAAATATTCGATAAAGGCTTTTGTAAAAAATTATTTGAATTTATTGCAAAATCATTCTGAACTTTTGTATGAACATTCTTTAAGGGTTGCAGATTTAACGGGGATTATAGGAACTTTATTGGGAATGGATGAGGAAAGTTTATATAAGCTGCAAATAGCTTCCTTTATTCATGACCTGGGATATATGTGGTTTTCTGAAAAAGCTCTTGCTGAAATGTTAGAATATGTAGATGAAAGGGAGAAAGACCCATTAATTAGTATTCATTTACAAAGGCTTGAAGAAATGTTTTTTGGGAATGTATTGATGAACCCATATGTTAAATTAGCGTTGAATCATCATGAAAATATGTTAGGAACAGGATATTTTAAAAAGAAAAATTTAGACGTGGAGGATAATATACTAATAGTAGCCAATTATATAGATGAGAAAATAGTGTTATCTGGAAATCAAGAAATAGGTAATATTATAAAGGTGTTGGAAAAATCTGCAGGTAAATTATATGATATTAATGTTGTAAATGCTGCAATAGAAGCTCTTAAAATATATTATACAGAATTTGGCAGCGATAGTTTTTTAAATCTTACACTGCAATCGAAAACAATTAACCTGAGATATGAAGGATTAGGTGAAGAATTAATCGAATTAACAGGAATAATAGAAAAAGTTATAGGAGATACTCTTTATGTAAATACAAGAACAATAGAAAATATTAATATAGGTTCAGTTTTAAAAGTAAAAATAACAACAAAGGATTTTCCATTAATAGCAAAAGCTCAGGTTATATTAAAAAATCCGTATGGATATGTAATTAAAATAATAGAAAAAAGGGAAACTAAAAAATCAAAATTAAAGGTATTCTGGAATTTTAATTTTCTATTGGGACACAAAAATGAAGTTACACCAATTTTACGAGAAAAATTAACACCTGTTATGTGGAATGTTTTAAAATCAAAAATGAAGTCGGCAAGATGTAAGTTTTTTGCCGCAGAAGGAATAATTTTTACAATAAATCAGGAAGACGATATTTTTAAACAAGGTGATGTTATAATGATATATATTGAAGAATTCGGAGAAAAATTATTTATACCTGCAACTTTAATATCAAAGAAAAAGATGTTATATTATAACGAGTATGAGGCGAAATTTTTCGAATTACCAGAAAGATTACAATCTGCGATATATAGAATAATTTTCAGAAGGCAGTCATCCATTAGAACCATAGGTGGAATTTCAGAATTATAA